The Haliotis asinina isolate JCU_RB_2024 chromosome 2, JCU_Hal_asi_v2, whole genome shotgun sequence genomic interval TATTTACCAGTTTGCTTGGCTTTTCATTAAAATGATACGTTGcatttgttggttttgttggCATGTGATGAGAAGAATGCATCACATGCGCTTCCATACAAGGGCGTTACCCCGCGCAATAACGAGTAACCCGGAAAACAGGAAACGTCACTTCTAGTCCTAGTGCATGCGGACAAGACACGAAATATATGTTGCATTGGAAACCAGCGGACGACAgaacattctaacaataaatgTGTAAAAGATGAGGTGATATTCATTTACGGAGTTACAAttttgataatctactgatacGCAATAATGTTCATGATCATCTTTCGCGCTATTACCCCGAAAACACGTTACACCATGGTAATTAATCTTCCCGTTGGATAAACTTCATTTCTCATCTTATGTTTGTGTACATGACTATATGATTGGTGTAAGTATGAGTCGAGATTGCAGATTAACATTTCTTCTTGCATTCTCGTGGGCACGGTCTGTCTAGTTCACGTCAGGTGCGTCCCCGCTAAGGGAATTGCGTTCCTCGGACGCGCCAGGAACACAGGGTAGTGGGATTTCTAGGTTTGAGAGAGGATTTCACATAAGAAGTAACCGTCAGTGACGAAAAGTGTTCAAAGGGGAAtgaaacctaactcactcacacgtgAGTTCTCGTTAAGTTCTTACGTGATGTATGATGTAATGAAGATAAACATTATTGTTGGACTAAACGTCAGTCGACTTAATTGCTCTCTAATCTGCCTTCTATTACATGTCAGTTAAATGAAGTATACAGTAAAAACTAAATACTCCTTCATATATAAAATTATGTAAACAACGACATTATGGTATCACTTCTCCGAAAACATAGCATCAGTTTCGAGTGTATCTCCATGCTGGGCGTGCTGAGTTGGGAGCTGTCAAATGGCAAGCAACAGAGATAGAGAGCTCCGTAAACGGGTTATCGCTGTTGAGAGCTCGTGCAAATAAAGCagtaggggaggtaactctaatttcGACTGATAACCAGAAACTCAACATCTCGCGCCGCGGACGTGCAGACTTGCTCAGACAGCCAGCATTCGATGTCAGTTCACGTCGAATGTGGTGTGATAACTTGAATTCTTGGTTTGTTATAAACGCCGTTTAATAAACGATGAGTAAGCGACTTTTCGAGGCTGCTAAACACGCCGATTTGTACGCCAAATATCGTCCTAATTATGGCGAGGACATATATGAGCGCATCTGCAGCTTCTGTCGAGATGGGGGAAACTGTTTCAAGCTTGCTGTTGACGTTGGCTGCGGCTCAGGTCAAAGTACGAAGCATTTGACCCGATATTTCAAACAGGTGAGATTTGTGTAAGCAAATAATCCAGGAATCGATTGTGTCGTTAGTTTAGCTGAGTgctttgtttttcagatttatGCTGGTGTCTTCTCGCGGTACTCACGGTTATCGGCTGAAAAAATAGTACAAACAGTTTTTTTCGTATATGTAtacttgtttttaaatgaagagatcccCCCTCTAACACCTGCATCTATCAACTACTTGATCCATCAGGTGCATTATCTCacttgagctcgatgaaaaactTGGTCGTCCTCCGCTGACATTTTCGAGGCGTCTCCCACTCTAGCTGAGgtacatagcgttcactacatgTAGTGAAagctatgtatcttagctacTCCCATTCTTCCGGCATAAGGGgaaagtaacgttattaggtgtaaggaaggggaatccTGTCGGAAAGGGCGGGGAAAAGTTACAATTTTTCCTagttggttaaaactcacgaatattcgttacattgcagaattttgataattcacagacttgggccacttcctagttaccggtcaatgatgtaaacaaccgctaagtatcatGCATCGGCAGTGTGTTTTACTGCGAGAATAGACGGCCCTAATGTAATGTGTCtttgcgtgtgtgtctgtgtcgaCGTCCGCGAGTGCACGATGCGCGTGTTTGAGAGCAAATATCTTGTCCAAAGTAAACAGGCGATGAAGTGTTTATCTTTTATTGCTGCgtgtatttttaacaaattgtagattaaaatttgttttgtcGATGTTTACTTACTGTCTCCAGGAAAAGTCCTCATCAGTCTAATACCCTACGTTGCGGTGCCTGTACACTTTTATATAATCGGGCTAGTTTAtgtatttaaaaatagttcaacatgcatgaaaatatttgtgatcaAGATTCCCTCCCTTAGGTTTGACACTAAtctttctgtaaatatttacatacgTGCAGCGTGATTGCTGACGCCGTttgtttatgtatcatgtatcaaatCCTCCATCTGACATATTTATGTTGGGGGTAGGGATGTAGCCTAGTGATCAAGCGTTTGCTCATCTAGCCGAATAGCCgagttcgattacccacatggctAATAGTGTatggaacccatttctggtgtacgggcccgtgatattgctggaatgtagccatattcactcacacactttaatgagggacggtggggtagccaagtggcttaaagcgttcgcttgtcacgggCCAGATTCCCAACAACGATACAGTATGTGGAGCTTATTTCAGATGTCCACGTGATGCTGCTCGACTAATCTGTGACGCAAGTACCTTCCGTGTTTGGGAAGTAGGAATACTTGCGTGTAAGTGTTATGGTGGACCTGTGAACATCGGGGTTTGAATCtttttcttcagcaacccatgcttctcggaggaggcaactaacggcatatggttgtcaggcttgctgacttggttgacacgtatgtcatcgaatcccacttccgtagatcgatgctcctaaTGTTATTTACCGTATTGTCTGGTTCACATGCGACCCCTGTACATATAATTTGTATACACGGTTGACTGAATTTCAGGTTGTCGGTGTTGACGTCAGCTCCAAACAGGTAGAGCATGCCGCGTCAGACGTCCCGAATCTGAAGTTTGAAGTTGGCCTCGCGGAGAGTTTCAGCACATTGATCCCACCGGACAGTGCTGACCTGGTGACCATTGCCCAAGCCATTCACTGGGTGGACACAGGAAAGttttataaagaagttgataagGTTCTTCGCCCGGGTGGGGCGATGGTTGCATACGGCTATGGTAATTGTACCATGGACAACCCTCAGGCACAGGAAATTATATCCAAGGTAACTGAGGTTTGACTAGTAAGGTACATTCATCAATATTGTCTTGTTAACACCTTTGCCTCACTTCGTAAAAGCTGAAGGGATTCTGCCTGACCGCCCCCGTATCTTgtcagtgagcgagtttagttttacgctgtactCAACATTAGTTCAACTATATTGGGTGGTCTGTAAGTAGTTGAGaattgaccagacaatccagtgatcaacatcatgagcatcgatctacgcatttgtaATACGatgacgtatcaaccaagtcagcgagcctgactgcGCGATCCCTCAGACAGAGCGTTTCTTTTATTCCCGTCATACCAAAATAAAATAAGATCTGCACTTATTGTTGCCTTGGTGGTATTATGGGGATCGCAGGGATAAGACAAGGACTGGTCGTCTTGAAGTCAGTGTTGTGCACGTGAGTAGGGTATCCATGTTACACAGTGTCACAGAATCTCGGTGGGTTAGTAATGTAGAACCAGCAGTACTCTGACTAGTAATAGCGCACGCgcgcacatgcacgcacgccCACACACGTGCATAATGTCATGGTATAGTTGCAATAGTCATGTATGCGACCATAAACTGTAATTCTATCTTTCTATTTGTTccacaaacatgtttttcagtaatattgTATAAAGAAAGAATAAGTTACACGGTAACCCGACAATTCCAATATGGGACGAGCGTATAACACTTGCGCCTGTGACAACTCGCAGAAATACATGATATTATGTTTTATTGTAATTTCAGTTCTATTGGGGGACATTGAAGGGCTACTGGGATGATAAAAGGAACCATATAAACACTCATTACAGAGAATTTTCTTTACC includes:
- the LOC137272522 gene encoding putative methyltransferase DDB_G0268948 yields the protein MSKRLFEAAKHADLYAKYRPNYGEDIYERICSFCRDGGNCFKLAVDVGCGSGQSTKHLTRYFKQVVGVDVSSKQVEHAASDVPNLKFEVGLAESFSTLIPPDSADLVTIAQAIHWVDTGKFYKEVDKVLRPGGAMVAYGYGNCTMDNPQAQEIISKFYWGTLKGYWDDKRNHINTHYREFSLPYQGFFRDETLKISKEWTVDQFVGYLASWSGWQSYLKAHPSASDLENIRHSLAALYKTSTGEEFKVNISWPVFMLLGRKPKD